The Triticum aestivum cultivar Chinese Spring chromosome 7B, IWGSC CS RefSeq v2.1, whole genome shotgun sequence genome window below encodes:
- the LOC123162507 gene encoding protein RGF1 INDUCIBLE TRANSCRIPTION FACTOR 1, which produces MMMRRVAPPASEDDSSGSGVPGWLEALLGTRFFLACAAHPGSPRNECNMFCIDCRATPAAFCYYCRSHRHASHRVIQIRRSSYHDVVRVTEVEDVLDIAGVQTYVINSARVLFLNERPQPRGAGAAAGKAAASPYNCEICGRALLDPFRFCSLGCKLVDTKTHGHGHGHGATVDGGGGSGSEAEAGGSKNGARPQGRRRKGTPHRAPFGS; this is translated from the exons ATGATGATGCGGCGGGTGGCGCCGCCCGCGTCGGAGGATGACAGCTCGGGGTCCGGCGTGCCCGGCTGGCTGGAGGCGCTCCTGGGCACCCGCTTCTTCCTGGCCTGCGCGGCGCACCCGGGCTCCCCGCGCAACGAGTGCAACATGTTCTGCATCGACTGCCGCGCCACGCCCGCCGCATTCTGCTACTACTGCCGCTCCCACCGCCACGCGTCGCACCGGGTCATCCAG ATACGGCGGTCGTCCTACCACGACGTGGTGCGCGTCACGGAGGTGGAGGACGTCCTCGACATCGCCGGCGTCCAGACCTACGTCATCAACAGCGCCAGGGTCCTCTTCCTCAACGAGCGGCCCCAGCCgcgcggcgccggcgccgccgcggggaAGGCCGCCGCGTCTCCCTACAACTGCGAGATCTGCGGCCGCGCGCTGCTCGACCCCTTCCGCTTCTGCTCCCTCGGATGCAAG TTGGTGGACACCAAGACgcatgggcacgggcacgggcacggggcgaccgtcgacggcggcggcggcagcggcagcgaggCCGAGGCCGGCGGCAGCAAGAACGGCGCGCGGCCCCAGGGTCGGCGGCGGAAGGGGACACCCCACCGGGCGCCGTTCGGTTCGTGA